The following are from one region of the Anaeropeptidivorans aminofermentans genome:
- a CDS encoding cobyric acid synthase produces the protein MAKSIMVQGTTSNAGKSILTAGLCRVFLQDGYKPAPFKSQNMALNSFITKDGLEMGRAQVMQAEACRTEPLAIMNPILLKPNSDTGSQVIVNGTVLGNMPAAEYFKYKKSLIPEIKKAYDELQKTFDIIVIEGAGSPAEINLKENDIVNMGMAEIADAPVIIVGDIDRGGVFASLYGTIALFEEHERKRVKGTVINKFRGDLEILKPGLKMIEDLTNVPVVGVLPYLNMDIDDEDSLSERLVKRNKSGLINISVIRFPHISNFTDFNPLEQFEEINLNYVKSPEELKNSDLIILPGTKNTMGDLKWLRESGLEASILRLHEKGVPIMGICGGFQMLGEYLKDPYNTEYGGNMKGMGIIPSETVFSKEKTRTRVNGTVENAKGIFEPLGGLSVLGYEIHMGQSSLQEGSNFSRINDGKNESTDGYVKENVIGTYVHGIFEGNEFTNAFVNIFMDMKGLERTEQRLSYEAYKDQQYDLLADAVRKNINMDLIYKIMGF, from the coding sequence ATGGCTAAGTCTATTATGGTTCAGGGAACCACCTCTAATGCCGGAAAAAGCATTTTAACGGCAGGTCTCTGCCGTGTATTTCTGCAGGACGGATATAAGCCTGCCCCCTTTAAAAGTCAGAATATGGCTTTAAACAGTTTTATAACGAAAGACGGCCTTGAAATGGGCAGGGCTCAGGTAATGCAGGCGGAAGCATGCAGGACGGAGCCTCTGGCCATTATGAACCCAATTTTATTAAAGCCAAACAGCGATACAGGAAGCCAGGTAATCGTAAACGGTACAGTCCTTGGCAATATGCCTGCCGCCGAATATTTTAAATATAAAAAAAGCCTTATCCCTGAAATAAAAAAGGCTTATGACGAGCTTCAAAAGACCTTTGATATCATCGTCATAGAAGGAGCCGGAAGCCCTGCCGAAATAAATCTTAAGGAAAACGACATCGTAAACATGGGCATGGCGGAGATTGCCGACGCCCCTGTCATTATCGTAGGAGACATTGACAGAGGCGGCGTGTTTGCAAGCCTTTACGGAACCATAGCCCTTTTTGAAGAACATGAAAGAAAGCGGGTTAAAGGCACTGTTATTAATAAATTCCGCGGGGATTTGGAAATATTAAAACCCGGGCTTAAAATGATTGAGGATTTAACTAATGTTCCCGTAGTAGGGGTGCTGCCTTATTTGAATATGGATATCGACGACGAAGACAGCCTTTCCGAAAGGCTTGTAAAAAGAAACAAATCAGGCCTTATTAATATCTCTGTTATCAGATTTCCCCATATATCGAATTTTACGGATTTTAATCCTTTAGAGCAATTTGAAGAAATCAATCTGAATTATGTAAAAAGCCCTGAAGAGCTTAAAAACAGTGATTTAATTATATTACCAGGAACGAAAAACACTATGGGGGATTTAAAATGGCTTAGAGAAAGCGGCCTTGAAGCATCTATTTTAAGACTTCATGAAAAAGGCGTGCCGATTATGGGTATCTGCGGCGGCTTCCAAATGCTCGGAGAATATTTAAAAGACCCTTATAATACGGAATACGGCGGCAATATGAAGGGTATGGGCATTATACCTTCTGAAACCGTATTTTCAAAGGAAAAAACTAGGACGAGGGTAAACGGTACGGTGGAAAATGCAAAGGGCATCTTTGAACCCCTTGGAGGGCTTTCTGTTTTGGGATATGAAATTCATATGGGACAAAGCAGCTTGCAGGAAGGGTCTAATTTTTCCCGTATCAACGATGGGAAAAATGAAAGCACCGACGGATATGTTAAGGAAAATGTAATCGGAACTTATGTACACGGCATATTTGAAGGCAATGAATTTACCAATGCCTTTGTAAATATATTTATGGATATGAAAGGCCTTGAAAGAACAGAACAGCGGCTTAGCTATGAAGCATATAAGGATCAGCAGTATGATTTGCTGGCTGATGCCGTAAGGAAGAACATTAACATGGATTTGATTTATAAAATAATGGGCTTTTAA
- the cobJ gene encoding precorrin-3B C(17)-methyltransferase, with product MGKLYVVGIGPGDIENMTQKALTALEESDIIVGYTVYADLLKEKFSHKEFMTTPMKQEKIRCEAALSEASKGKTIAMVSSGDAGVYGMAGLIYELLSDYENVSVEVIPGITAALSGGAVLGAPLGHDFSVISLSDLLTPWELIEKRLRLSAEADMAICLYNPSSRKRSDYLEKACSIMMEHKPPETVCGLVRNIGRHGEAYKVLSLKELKDEKVDMFTTVFIGNKETVMIDNKMVTPRGYRL from the coding sequence ATGGGAAAATTATATGTTGTGGGCATCGGCCCGGGAGATATTGAAAACATGACCCAAAAGGCTTTAACAGCCTTAGAGGAATCAGATATCATCGTAGGATATACAGTATATGCGGACTTATTAAAGGAGAAGTTTTCCCATAAGGAGTTTATGACAACCCCCATGAAACAGGAAAAAATACGCTGTGAAGCCGCCCTTTCAGAAGCTTCCAAGGGGAAAACCATTGCCATGGTTTCCAGCGGTGACGCAGGAGTTTACGGCATGGCGGGGCTTATATACGAGCTTTTAAGTGACTATGAAAATGTTTCAGTGGAAGTAATCCCTGGAATTACAGCGGCTTTAAGCGGCGGAGCAGTCCTTGGGGCGCCTTTGGGCCATGATTTTTCCGTCATTTCTTTAAGTGATTTATTAACCCCTTGGGAACTGATTGAAAAACGCTTAAGGCTTTCTGCGGAAGCCGATATGGCTATATGCCTTTATAATCCTTCCAGCAGGAAAAGAAGCGACTATTTAGAAAAGGCCTGCAGCATCATGATGGAACATAAGCCTCCTGAAACTGTTTGCGGCTTAGTAAGAAATATCGGCCGTCACGGGGAAGCATATAAGGTGTTAAGCTTAAAGGAATTAAAAGACGAAAAAGTAGATATGTTTACCACTGTTTTTATAGGAAATAAAGAGACTGTTATGATAGATAACAAAATGGTAACACCGAGGGGCTACAGATTATAA
- the cobD gene encoding threonine-phosphate decarboxylase CobD has product MEYAHGGDIESYRRKYGKKPLDFSANINPLGLNRAVKEAILQELDNLPPYPDPFCRSLREKTASYENIKEAYILFGNGAADLIFRIALVAKPKKALLLAPTFSEYEQALQTVDCAIEYYFLKEDKEFSLDEDIVDRLNDIDILFLCNPNNPTGIAEEKESVLKILKKCKEKNIILVLDECFNDFLEEPEKYSLKDELAYFDNLIILKSFTKFFAMAGIRLGYLLTSNREVLEKLYYSAQPWAVSTIAQVAGIASLSDIAYIEKTKTVIKEERAYLKKELSDIGFKVYPSMANYIFFSSEMKDLNKLAEKEGILIRSCGNYRGLSEDYYRIAVRSREENEALIEAFKEIRRQYHG; this is encoded by the coding sequence ATGGAATATGCCCACGGGGGAGATATTGAATCATACAGAAGAAAATATGGGAAGAAGCCCTTGGACTTTTCCGCCAATATAAATCCTCTGGGATTAAATAGGGCAGTAAAAGAAGCTATTCTTCAAGAGCTTGATAATTTGCCGCCCTATCCCGACCCTTTTTGCAGAAGCCTTAGGGAAAAAACAGCTTCTTATGAAAATATAAAGGAAGCGTATATCCTGTTCGGAAACGGTGCAGCCGATTTAATCTTTCGTATCGCCCTTGTTGCGAAGCCTAAAAAGGCTCTCCTTTTGGCGCCTACCTTTTCGGAATACGAACAGGCCCTTCAAACCGTAGATTGCGCAATAGAATATTATTTTCTTAAAGAGGATAAAGAATTTTCTCTTGATGAGGATATAGTTGATCGGCTGAATGATATCGATATTCTTTTTCTCTGCAATCCCAATAATCCTACAGGAATTGCAGAGGAAAAGGAAAGTGTTTTAAAGATACTTAAAAAATGCAAAGAAAAGAATATCATTCTTGTGCTTGACGAATGCTTTAACGATTTTTTGGAGGAACCGGAAAAATACAGCCTGAAAGATGAACTGGCGTATTTTGATAATTTAATCATCTTAAAATCCTTTACGAAGTTTTTTGCCATGGCAGGGATTCGGCTTGGCTATCTTCTCACGTCTAACAGGGAAGTTTTAGAGAAATTATATTACTCTGCCCAGCCATGGGCAGTTTCAACCATAGCCCAAGTTGCAGGAATTGCTTCTCTTTCGGATATAGCATACATAGAAAAAACAAAGACTGTGATTAAAGAAGAAAGAGCATATTTAAAAAAAGAGCTTTCGGACATAGGGTTTAAAGTATATCCATCGATGGCCAATTATATATTTTTTTCTTCGGAAATGAAGGATTTAAATAAACTGGCGGAAAAGGAAGGCATTCTCATCAGAAGCTGCGGAAATTACAGGGGCCTTTCAGAAGATTATTACCGCATCGCCGTAAGAAGCAGAGAAGAAAATGAAGCCCTTATAGAGGCATTTAAAGAAATCAGGAGGCAATATCATGGCTAA
- the cobM gene encoding precorrin-4 C(11)-methyltransferase, translated as MVYFVGAGSGGADLITVRGARLLEKADCVIYAGSLVNKELLEYCRKDALIYNSAEMTLEEVITVMKEAEKKGCLTVRLHTGDPCLYGAIKEQMDELDERNIAYDVVPGVSSFCGAAAALKAEYTLPGVSQSVIITRMEGRTPVPEKEKIASFAAHGATMVIFLSTGLIKGLQQELIKGGYSEDTPAAIVYKATWPDEKVFRCRLSELAETAEKNNIKKTALILVGGFLGEPYERSRLYAPDFTTEFRKGTTNEN; from the coding sequence ATGGTCTATTTTGTAGGAGCGGGAAGCGGAGGGGCGGACCTTATAACCGTAAGAGGAGCAAGGCTTCTGGAAAAGGCAGATTGCGTCATCTATGCGGGAAGCCTTGTAAATAAAGAGCTTTTAGAATACTGCCGTAAAGATGCTTTAATTTATAACAGTGCAGAAATGACCCTTGAAGAAGTGATTACTGTCATGAAAGAAGCCGAGAAAAAGGGCTGCCTTACAGTACGGCTTCACACGGGGGATCCATGCCTTTACGGTGCCATAAAAGAGCAGATGGACGAGCTTGACGAAAGAAATATAGCCTATGACGTAGTGCCGGGGGTTTCAAGTTTCTGCGGTGCAGCGGCTGCTTTAAAGGCAGAATATACCCTTCCGGGGGTAAGCCAAAGCGTCATTATCACAAGAATGGAAGGCAGGACCCCTGTGCCTGAAAAGGAAAAAATAGCTTCCTTTGCCGCCCATGGAGCCACGATGGTGATTTTTTTAAGCACAGGGCTTATAAAGGGATTGCAGCAGGAGCTGATAAAAGGCGGCTATTCGGAGGATACACCGGCGGCAATCGTTTATAAAGCCACATGGCCCGATGAAAAGGTGTTTCGGTGCAGGCTTTCGGAGCTTGCGGAAACCGCCGAAAAGAACAATATAAAAAAGACTGCCCTGATTCTCGTGGGGGGCTTTTTAGGAGAACCATACGAAAGGTCAAGGCTTTATGCCCCGGACTTTACAACGGAATTCCGTAAAGGAACAACAAATGAAAATTAA
- the cobK gene encoding precorrin-6A reductase translates to MKKILIFGGTTEGRSLSEALSKLDLDITVSVATEYGYSLMDRNIKTIYGRMDAEEMKSFFISEEFDTVIDATHPYAIIATENIKKAAMDTGIKYMRLLREKSDTKGLIIVKDIAEAIEIINQNEGNILLSTGSKDLEAYTRVSDFSERVYPRVLPTVEAIEACDRLGYKKSNIIAMQGPFSKEINLALYRQFNIKILITKDGGKAGGFMEKIEAARECNLLSVVIKRSEEEGMSFKEILSAFKEEI, encoded by the coding sequence ATGAAAAAGATTTTGATTTTCGGCGGAACGACAGAAGGGCGATCCCTTTCAGAAGCATTATCAAAGCTTGATTTAGATATTACTGTGTCTGTTGCAACAGAATACGGCTATAGCCTGATGGATCGGAATATCAAAACCATCTATGGCAGAATGGATGCCGAAGAAATGAAAAGCTTCTTCATAAGTGAAGAATTTGATACCGTCATTGACGCCACCCACCCTTACGCCATTATAGCAACGGAGAATATAAAAAAAGCGGCTATGGATACGGGCATAAAATATATGCGGCTTTTAAGAGAAAAATCGGATACCAAAGGCCTTATTATAGTAAAAGATATAGCAGAAGCGATTGAAATTATCAATCAAAACGAAGGCAATATCCTTCTTTCCACAGGAAGCAAGGATTTGGAAGCTTATACAAGAGTTTCTGATTTTTCCGAAAGGGTATATCCAAGGGTATTGCCTACGGTGGAAGCAATTGAGGCCTGTGACAGGCTAGGCTATAAAAAAAGCAATATTATTGCTATGCAGGGGCCTTTTTCAAAGGAAATTAATCTTGCCTTATACAGGCAGTTCAATATAAAAATACTTATCACGAAAGACGGCGGAAAGGCCGGCGGCTTTATGGAAAAAATAGAAGCCGCAAGAGAATGCAATCTCCTTTCTGTTGTTATAAAGCGTTCCGAAGAAGAAGGCATGAGCTTTAAAGAAATTCTTTCAGCCTTTAAGGAGGAAATATGA
- the cbiE gene encoding precorrin-6y C5,15-methyltransferase (decarboxylating) subunit CbiE: protein MKIALIGIGMGNRDTLTIGAEKRIKEADCLIGAKRILQSFSDISADKFEEINSEKIAEIIKSNGYKNICVLLSGDIGIYSGAKGLYEHISAYEIDTYPGISTVQYLASKLKKPWQEMHLATAHGIETDILPIILSHKECFFTTGGKITPKTMISDLVESNLEDIVVHIGENLSYENECITSGKAKELYGKDFSSLSAVILENPYFSAEEYVNSGLPDEVFNRGSVPMTKSEVRSIILSKLKVRENDLIYDIGAGTGSISIELGRLLKNGTVYAIDHNGEACGLIRENARKFHLGNIKVVEGTAPEALEGLPMPNAAFIGGSKGNIEEIIETLLNRNPNMRIAASAITLETVLEVLASFKKHSIENSEIIEVNISRSKPAGEKHMMLAQNPIYIISGGVS, encoded by the coding sequence ATGAAAATAGCTTTAATCGGAATCGGCATGGGAAACAGAGACACCCTTACCATAGGCGCCGAAAAAAGAATCAAAGAAGCCGACTGCCTTATCGGAGCAAAGCGGATTTTACAGAGCTTTTCCGATATTTCTGCAGATAAATTTGAAGAAATTAATTCAGAGAAAATAGCCGAAATCATAAAAAGCAATGGGTATAAAAACATCTGCGTGCTTTTAAGCGGTGACATCGGCATCTATAGCGGTGCAAAGGGCCTGTATGAACATATTTCAGCTTATGAAATAGACACCTATCCCGGCATCTCAACAGTTCAGTATTTGGCTTCAAAGCTTAAAAAGCCATGGCAGGAGATGCATTTAGCAACGGCCCACGGCATAGAGACGGATATTTTACCCATTATACTTTCTCATAAGGAATGTTTTTTTACAACCGGCGGAAAAATTACTCCTAAAACCATGATCAGTGATTTAGTTGAAAGTAATTTGGAAGATATTGTGGTTCACATAGGGGAGAATCTTTCCTATGAAAATGAATGCATTACTTCGGGAAAAGCAAAGGAGCTTTATGGGAAGGATTTTTCCTCTTTAAGTGCTGTTATTTTAGAAAATCCTTATTTTTCAGCGGAGGAATATGTGAATTCCGGTCTTCCCGATGAGGTTTTCAATAGAGGCAGTGTTCCTATGACAAAATCAGAGGTCAGAAGCATTATCCTATCGAAGCTTAAAGTAAGAGAAAACGATCTAATTTACGATATCGGCGCAGGGACAGGCTCTATATCCATAGAGCTTGGCAGGCTTTTAAAAAACGGCACAGTCTATGCCATAGATCATAATGGGGAAGCCTGCGGCCTTATCAGAGAAAATGCAAGAAAATTTCATTTAGGGAATATAAAAGTAGTGGAGGGTACGGCTCCGGAAGCCTTGGAAGGCCTTCCGATGCCAAATGCGGCATTTATCGGAGGCTCCAAAGGAAATATTGAAGAAATTATTGAAACCTTACTAAATAGAAATCCCAATATGCGTATTGCGGCAAGTGCTATCACCTTGGAAACAGTTTTAGAAGTCCTAGCTTCATTTAAAAAACATTCCATAGAAAACTCTGAAATCATTGAAGTTAATATTTCAAGGTCAAAGCCAGCCGGTGAAAAACATATGATGCTTGCTCAAAATCCTATCTATATTATAAGCGGAGGGGTTTCCTAA
- a CDS encoding cobyrinate a,c-diamide synthase produces the protein MNMPRILISAPRSGEGKTTVTCGILQALMNRGLKLSAFKSGPDYIDPMFHKKIINADSHNMDLFFVDESMARGIFSKYAKDSDFSVIEGAMGYYDGLGGISHRASAYEVSKTLTAPVILTINARGASLSLGALIKGFKEFRKDSNIAGIILNKCPKMLYEKFAGTLEEETGIPIIGYLPEKKEIAIESRHLGLVTTGEQKDLKEKIMVLAEEIEKSIDLDKLIAIGNSAPEIKGELPPIRPMYRPGPKIAVAMDEAFCFYYDENLDILKELGGELIDISPLNDAEIPENIDALYIGGGYPELYADKLSKNKSMLKSIKNAADKGMPVFAECGGFLYLNASLEGTDSTEYPMAGVFSKRAYKTEKLQRFGYISLISNEDNILVKKGESINAHEFHYWDTEENGRSFIAEKPFSNRQYECIIAEKNIFAGFPHLYFYGNIEFAKGFIKSAYEFHEKRIKNE, from the coding sequence ATGAATATGCCAAGAATCCTCATTTCAGCCCCCAGAAGCGGAGAAGGAAAAACCACCGTTACCTGCGGTATTTTACAGGCGCTTATGAATAGAGGCCTGAAGCTTTCTGCCTTTAAATCGGGGCCGGATTATATTGACCCCATGTTCCATAAAAAAATAATCAATGCCGACAGTCATAATATGGATTTGTTTTTTGTTGATGAGTCTATGGCAAGAGGTATTTTTTCCAAATACGCAAAGGATTCTGATTTTTCTGTCATCGAAGGGGCCATGGGTTATTATGACGGTCTCGGCGGCATCAGCCATAGGGCCTCTGCCTACGAAGTGAGCAAAACCCTTACGGCACCTGTCATTTTGACAATCAACGCAAGAGGGGCTTCTCTTTCCTTAGGGGCGTTAATCAAAGGCTTTAAAGAATTTAGAAAAGACAGCAATATTGCAGGCATTATATTGAATAAATGCCCTAAAATGCTTTATGAAAAATTCGCAGGCACCTTAGAAGAAGAAACAGGAATTCCTATCATCGGCTATCTTCCGGAAAAGAAAGAAATTGCCATTGAAAGCAGGCATCTAGGCCTTGTTACGACAGGAGAGCAAAAGGATTTAAAAGAAAAAATCATGGTTTTAGCAGAAGAAATAGAAAAATCTATTGATTTAGATAAACTTATAGCAATCGGAAATTCTGCCCCGGAGATAAAAGGGGAGCTTCCGCCAATAAGGCCTATGTATCGCCCCGGGCCTAAAATCGCCGTTGCCATGGACGAAGCCTTTTGCTTTTACTACGATGAAAATCTGGATATTTTAAAGGAATTGGGGGGAGAGCTTATTGATATAAGTCCCCTAAATGATGCGGAAATTCCGGAGAATATAGACGCCCTTTATATCGGCGGCGGTTATCCCGAGCTTTACGCAGATAAATTAAGTAAAAATAAATCCATGCTTAAAAGCATTAAAAATGCGGCGGATAAAGGAATGCCTGTCTTTGCGGAATGCGGCGGCTTTCTGTATCTGAATGCATCCCTTGAAGGTACTGATTCAACAGAGTATCCCATGGCAGGGGTATTTTCCAAAAGAGCATATAAAACGGAGAAATTACAGCGCTTCGGCTATATCAGCCTGATTTCCAATGAAGATAATATTCTTGTTAAAAAAGGTGAAAGCATCAATGCCCATGAGTTTCATTATTGGGATACGGAAGAAAACGGCCGCAGCTTCATCGCCGAAAAGCCTTTTTCCAATAGGCAATATGAATGTATTATTGCCGAAAAGAATATATTTGCGGGATTTCCCCATCTTTATTTTTACGGCAATATTGAATTTGCAAAAGGCTTTATAAAATCAGCTTATGAATTTCACGAAAAGAGAATAAAAAATGAATGA
- a CDS encoding cobalt-precorrin 5A hydrolase has product MKINMIAFTEKGMALGERLQELLHQKGNSISLSSGKKEHTNLSKWTEESFKEAGALIFIGATGIAVRAIAPFMKSKTVDPAVIVIDEKGCFVISLLSGHLGGANALTEEISKLIEAVPVITTATDINNVFAVDTWAKKNNLSIANPEKIAPVSAKILSGKNIYIKSLYEIKGKIPKGVQLEGTQPDVIISPYKIKEDALHLIPKSLCLGIGCRKDMAAEKMEKAFAELLSLSEIHEKAIFKIATIDLKKDEKAILNLSEKHNIPLVIFTSQELVAAKGDFVSSDFVKSVTGVDNVCERSAVLGNNGRLIFRKRAFDGITMALSEGNYNIDFEV; this is encoded by the coding sequence ATGAAAATTAATATGATTGCATTTACTGAAAAAGGAATGGCCCTTGGAGAAAGGCTCCAAGAGCTTCTTCACCAGAAAGGAAACAGCATAAGCCTTTCTTCCGGGAAAAAGGAGCACACGAACCTTTCAAAATGGACGGAAGAGAGCTTCAAGGAAGCAGGGGCCCTGATATTCATAGGGGCCACCGGTATTGCCGTAAGGGCTATTGCCCCCTTTATGAAATCCAAAACCGTAGACCCTGCCGTAATCGTCATAGATGAAAAAGGGTGCTTTGTGATATCCTTGCTTTCCGGCCATTTAGGCGGAGCCAATGCCCTTACGGAGGAAATATCAAAGCTCATAGAGGCGGTTCCTGTGATTACGACGGCGACAGATATTAACAATGTCTTTGCCGTAGACACATGGGCGAAGAAAAACAATCTTTCCATCGCCAATCCTGAAAAAATAGCCCCGGTTTCCGCTAAAATTTTATCAGGCAAAAATATCTATATAAAAAGCCTTTATGAAATCAAAGGAAAAATCCCTAAAGGGGTTCAATTAGAAGGAACTCAGCCTGACGTCATAATAAGCCCTTATAAAATAAAAGAAGACGCCCTTCATTTAATTCCAAAGAGCTTATGTTTAGGTATCGGCTGCCGTAAAGATATGGCTGCGGAAAAAATGGAAAAGGCTTTCGCAGAGCTTTTAAGTCTTTCAGAGATTCATGAAAAAGCTATTTTTAAGATAGCTACCATAGACTTAAAAAAAGATGAAAAGGCAATTTTAAATCTTTCGGAAAAACATAATATCCCTCTCGTTATTTTTACTTCGCAGGAGCTTGTGGCGGCAAAAGGGGATTTTGTCTCTTCGGATTTTGTAAAGAGCGTTACAGGAGTAGACAATGTATGTGAAAGAAGCGCCGTATTGGGAAATAACGGCAGGCTTATTTTCAGAAAAAGAGCCTTTGACGGCATCACCATGGCCCTTTCGGAGGGCAATTATAATATAGATTTTGAGGTATAG
- a CDS encoding precorrin-8X methylmutase: MDNFFKLPPDEIENKSFEIITQELSEKGIQLKPEEEMVIKRAIHTSADFDYAENLKFSANAVNLGIEALKSGISIVTDTNMAASGINKAAAKRLGVHVHCFMADEDIAIKAKADKTTRAAKCMDKAAEMGEDFIIAVGNAPTALIRLKELIDEKKIKPRLIIAVPVGFVNVVESKEMIASLDIPYIAAMGRKGGSNIAAAICNALLYLASPRI, translated from the coding sequence ATGGATAATTTTTTTAAGCTTCCTCCGGATGAAATAGAAAATAAGAGCTTTGAAATAATCACCCAAGAGCTTTCAGAAAAGGGCATACAGCTAAAGCCCGAAGAGGAAATGGTCATTAAAAGAGCAATACACACATCGGCGGACTTTGATTACGCCGAGAATCTTAAGTTTTCAGCAAACGCCGTAAATCTTGGAATAGAAGCTCTTAAATCAGGGATTTCCATCGTTACGGATACGAATATGGCGGCATCTGGAATCAATAAAGCCGCGGCTAAAAGGCTGGGGGTTCATGTCCATTGCTTTATGGCAGATGAAGATATCGCTATAAAGGCAAAAGCGGATAAAACCACAAGGGCGGCCAAATGCATGGATAAGGCAGCCGAAATGGGAGAAGATTTTATCATTGCCGTAGGAAACGCCCCTACTGCTCTCATACGCCTTAAAGAACTGATTGATGAGAAGAAAATAAAGCCAAGGTTAATCATCGCCGTTCCCGTTGGGTTTGTAAATGTGGTGGAGAGCAAAGAAATGATTGCTTCCCTTGATATACCTTATATTGCCGCCATGGGAAGAAAAGGCGGAAGCAATATTGCAGCCGCCATATGCAATGCTCTTTTATATTTGGCTTCCCCAAGGATATAA
- the cbiB gene encoding adenosylcobinamide-phosphate synthase CbiB: MNDILIISAGFLLDMLFGDPKWLYHPVIAIGKLISFMERGLRKLFPKDSKGELAAGFFLAVLVPLISWGTAFFILFIAKRINLYLYYGIEIFMCFQIFAMKSLKNESMNVYEKVQAKDFEGARTAVGRIVGRDTKNLDFKGITKAAVETVAENLCDGVTAPMFFIFIGGAPLGFFYKAVNTMDSMVGYKNEKYFYFGKVAARLDDVMNFIPSRLSAFMIIASAFMLNMDYKNAWKVFKKDRLNHKSPNSAQTESAAAGALRVELAGNAYYFGELYEKPTIGKALKEIEPEDIPSVNKLLYASSILFLLMLSILKIAVST, encoded by the coding sequence ATGAATGATATTTTAATTATTTCGGCAGGGTTTCTATTGGATATGCTTTTTGGCGACCCAAAGTGGCTTTACCACCCTGTCATTGCCATAGGAAAGCTCATAAGCTTCATGGAAAGAGGTTTAAGAAAATTATTTCCCAAGGATTCAAAAGGAGAGCTTGCGGCAGGTTTTTTTCTCGCTGTTTTAGTTCCGCTGATTTCATGGGGAACGGCGTTTTTCATTCTTTTTATTGCAAAGAGAATAAACCTATATCTTTATTACGGAATAGAAATATTCATGTGCTTTCAGATATTTGCTATGAAAAGCTTGAAAAATGAAAGCATGAATGTATATGAAAAGGTTCAGGCAAAGGATTTTGAAGGCGCAAGAACTGCCGTAGGAAGAATTGTCGGAAGAGATACAAAAAACCTTGATTTTAAAGGCATCACAAAGGCTGCCGTAGAAACCGTAGCAGAAAACTTATGTGACGGAGTAACGGCCCCGATGTTTTTTATATTTATAGGAGGGGCGCCCCTTGGATTTTTCTATAAGGCTGTGAACACCATGGACAGTATGGTAGGATATAAAAATGAGAAATATTTTTATTTCGGGAAAGTAGCGGCAAGGCTTGATGACGTGATGAATTTTATCCCTTCAAGACTTTCGGCTTTTATGATTATTGCGTCAGCTTTTATGCTGAATATGGACTATAAAAATGCATGGAAGGTATTTAAGAAAGACCGGCTGAACCATAAAAGCCCCAATTCTGCCCAGACGGAATCCGCGGCGGCAGGGGCTTTAAGAGTGGAGCTTGCAGGAAACGCCTATTATTTCGGAGAGCTTTATGAAAAGCCGACCATAGGGAAAGCCTTGAAAGAAATAGAGCCGGAGGATATCCCTTCAGTGAACAAGCTTTTATATGCTTCCAGCATATTGTTTCTACTTATGCTCTCTATTCTTAAAATCGCCGTGAGCACATGA